AGGTTTAGGCAACCCTATTTCTCTAAAAGAATTTACTACAAAGAGCACGGAAGATGACGCTAAGGGCGCAAAGATTCATCGTTGTTGTGCGTCTTGAATCTTAAATCTTGCGTCTTTTTGAAGGACGGGCTTGCATTGTCTCGAAATATTTCTACCTTTGCAGCCGTTAAAACAGAACGGTCCGGTAGCTCAGTTGGATAGAGCAACAGCCTTCTAAGCTGTGGGTCATTGGTTCGAATCCAATCCGGATCACTTAGTTAACAACAAAGCGCTAATCATTTTTGATTGGCGCTTTTCTTTTATAGGTTTTTATCTTCCTCTAAAAGAGGTAAAAAAGAAAACCCATCAAGTTGCTCGATGGGGTCTATTCCTTTATATCTTTCTAACCAGTATAAATCCATGCTCAAGTCCTATGTAGTGGTTGTAGATGAGCGCTGTCTTGATTTCCCTGCTTCCCTTTTGCATTAGAACTTGTGCCGGGATCTGTTTCCCCGATATTGCTTCGGTGGCCATCCATAGCGCAAATGCCGATGCCGTCGGGTATTCTCCACATAGATTTTTGTAGGAGTAAACCGATACATCGTCAAACAACTCCTTGAAGTGGTCATAGTAGTGGTCGGTACGGCAATCTCCGTTGAAGCCAAGGAGTAGGGTGTCTATATCAGAATGCAGCAGGTTGTTCCTCCTGAGGAATTGCTCTAGCTTTTGGCTGATATCGCCATTTTCGGGATGGTGTAGCTGATCGGTATCGATGATTTCAGCAAGGGCATTCTCCTTTGCTGCCTGAACTATAAACATAGTTGCACTCTCGCCACAAACCGTTCCTGGAGTATTGCTGCCAATAAGTTGGGCAGAGTTGGTTTCTTCGGTCTTAAAGAAGCCCGCCTTTTCGTCGATGTTATAGTTAAAGCTCGATATCTCTTCGATGTTGCCAACGAGTACAGA
This window of the Acetobacteroides hydrogenigenes genome carries:
- a CDS encoding beta-ketoacyl synthase chain length factor, which encodes MYIRDSKCISPQPTYTNGIESEGIVEHSGTKYFAIEPKYNELIPAGQLRRIGKAVRMGIGAGLPLLKNNPKVDGMIIGSANGGLEDCISFLNQIIDYEEGTLTPTNFVQSTPNAVTGYLAITTKNHCYSNTHVQRGLAFENALLDASLLMEQDQAKSVLVGNIEEISSFNYNIDEKAGFFKTEETNSAQLIGSNTPGTVCGESATMFIVQAAKENALAEIIDTDQLHHPENGDISQKLEQFLRRNNLLHSDIDTLLLGFNGDCRTDHYYDHFKELFDDVSVYSYKNLCGEYPTASAFALWMATEAISGKQIPAQVLMQKGSREIKTALIYNHYIGLEHGFILVRKI